The nucleotide window CCGCACCTCGGAGTCGTCGCCGCCCAGCGCCAGCACGGTCGCCCCGGCCCGCCTAGCGTCGTGCACCCGCTCCAGCAGGCCGCCGTCCGGCCGCTCGGGCGCCACCACGAGCAGGGTCTCGCCGCGTCGCGCCGCCTCGATCCGGCCCAGACCGACGGCCAGGTGGACCGGGTCGCCCGCCTCCACCCGGTGCCGCACCAGGGTCGGCCGCAGCTCCGGCAGCCCGGACCAGGTGGACTCGTCGACCAGATGCGCGGCCAGGTGCCACGGCTCGTACACCTCGGTCCCCACGAGCAGCAGCCCGCCGCCGTGCGGGACCACGGACGAGCGGAGCGTCCCGGCGAAACGCCGTGCCGCCGCGGGCCACTCGGTCCCGGCGAGCACTTCCCGCAGCAGTGCCACTCGTACGGCGTCCATGCTCCGGCATGATGCCTCAAGGCCTGCCCCGCCGAACCCCGTTGGCGGCGAACCCACCCGAACGTGAGCCCTCGGACAGCGGGCCGGCCCGGCTCGCACCGCCGCGTTCCACGCCCTACCTGGCAGTAGTGTCGGGGCCATGACTACCCATGACAGCGGCAGCGCGCCCAAGCCCCCCGCCAAGGACCCCTGGGACCTTCCCGACGTCTCCGGACTGACCGTCGGCGTGCTCGGCGGGACCGGCCCGCAGGGCCGCGGCCTCGCCTACCGCCTCGCCCGCGCAGGCCAGAAGGTGATCATCGGTTCCCGGGACGCCGGACGAGCCGGTACGGCAGCCGCCGAACTCGGCCTCGGCGTCGAGGGCGCCGACAACGCGGACTGCGCACGGCGCAGCGACATCGTGATCGTCGCCGTCCCGTGGGACGGCCACGCCAAGACCCTGGAGTCCCTGCGCCAGGAACTCGCGGGGAAGCTCGTCGTCGACTGCGTCAACCCGCTCGGCTTCGACAAGAAGGGCGCCTACGCCCTCAAGCCCGAGGAGGGCAGCGCCGCCGAGCAGGCCGCCGCCCTGCTGCCGGACTCCCGGGTCACGGCGGCCTTCCACCACCTCTCGGCGGTGCTGCTCCAGGACACGGCGATCGAGGAGATCGACACCGATGTGATGGTCCTGGGCGAGGCCCGCGCCGACACCGACCTCGTCCAGGCCCTCGCGGCCCGCATCCCCGGCATGCGCGGCATCTTCGCGGGCCGGCTGCGCAACGCGCACCAGGTGGAGTCCCTGGTCGCCAACCTGATCTCGGTCAACCGCCGCTACAAGGCCCACGCGGGGCTGCGCACCACCGACGTGTGACGGCTCCGGGGCCGCCCGGCACCGGGCGCCACCGGCCCCGGACCGGCTGTGCACGGCCGGGCGGCCCCGGACCGGACAGCGAGCGGAACCGGGCATGAGGGACACTGGACGGGATCGCGCACCATCCCCGGACAGGAGCCCCCCCCATGCCCCGCCTCGCCCTCTACGCCCTCGCCGTCTGCGTACTCGCCGTCGCCGCGGCGGTGGTCTCCTTCGTCCAGGGCAGCTGGCTCGGGATCATCTGGGTGCTGCTGGCCGGTCTGTCCTCCAACATGGCGTGGTTCTACCTCCGGCAGTACCGCGCGCGGGCCGGGGCCCACGACGCCGCCTAGCGGTTCACCGAACAGACAGGGTTCTGCTCGCCCCAGAACTCCTGCCAGAACCGGTAGGTGTCCTGTCCGCAGTACGACTCGATCTCGCTGACCCCGAGCCCGCCCAGGAGTCCGTCGACCGCCTCGAAGAACGCGATGTTCACCTCGGGGATCCACAGGACGCCGAAGACCGCGATCAGCCCGAACGGAGCGAATGGCTCCACCTGGCGGCGGAACCTGTACGGGAGCCAGGGCTCGATGACCCCGTAACCGTCGAGGCCCGGCACCGGCAGGAAGTTCAGGATCGCGGCCGTGATCTGGAGCAGGGCCAGGAACGCCAGCGCGTCGCGGAACGCGGTCGGCACCCCGTCCAGGGCGTCCAGCCAGAACGGCGCCGTGCAGACGATCGCGAAGAGCACGTTGGTCAGCGGCCCGGCCGCGGAGATCAGGCTGTGCCGCCACCGGCCGGTGATCCGGCCCCGCTCGATGTAGACCGCGCCACCCGGGAGCCCGATCCCACCCATGATCACGAAGAGCACGGGCAGCACGATGCTCAGCAGGGCGTGCGTATAGGCGAGTGGGTTGAGTGACAAATACCCCTTTGCTTCGATCGTGATGTCGCCGCTGTGCAGTGCGGTGCGGGCATGGGCGTATTCATGGAGACAGAGTGAGACGATCCAGGCCGCGGTGACGAACAGGAAGACCGCGACGCCGGTCGGTACGGCGAAGTCCGTCCACACCGCCCAGCCCGAGACCGCCAAGACGGCGGTGATCGCGAGGAAGACCGGGCTGATCCTCCGGTCGCTGCGCGTGGCTGCGGTGGTCATCGGTGCGACTCCTGGTGGCTGGACGGAACGCGGCCGGCCCCGACGGTACGCGGCGCGACACGCCGAGAACGTCTCGCGCCTGGACGTTGGTTCCGCAGGGCCGGACGGGCGTCTGCGCGAATCGCCTTCCCCGGTCGCGGACAATGGGCGGGTGCGCTACAGCATCCTCGGAACCACCCGGGCCTTTCGCCCCGACGGCACGGCCGTCGCCCTCGGCGGGGCGCGGCTGCGTACCCTGCTGACCGTTCTGGCCCTGCGTCCGGGCCGTACGGTCGGGGCCGCCGTACTCGTGGGCGAGGTGTGGGACGGCGATCCGCCCGCGGACGCGGTGGGCGCCCTGCAGGCACTCGTGGCACGGCTCCGGCGGGTGCTGGGACGGGCGGCGGTCGAGTCCGTCGAGGGCGGCTACCGGCTCGCCGCCGACCCCGACGACGTGGACCTGCACCGTTTCGAGCGGCGGGCGGGGCAGGGGACGCGGGCGCTGGCCGAGGGGGACGCGGAGAAGGCCCTCGCCGCTCTCGACGACGCACTCGCCCTGTGGCGTGAGCCCGTACTCCCCGATCTGCCCGACCGTGCCGCAGCCGCGGCCGGACTGGAGGCGCGGCGGCTGGACGCCCGCCGCACCCGGCTCGCCGCGGTCCTGGCCCTCGGCCGCCCCGAAGAGGCCCTGCCGGAACTCACCACGCTCGCCGCGGCCCACCCGATCGACGAACCCCTCCAGGCACTGCGCATCCGGGCGCTGCGCGACGCCGGGCGCACGGCGCAGGCCCTGGCGGCGTACGAGGAGGTCCGCCTCGTACTCGCGGACCGTCTGGGCGCCATGCCAGGACCCGAACTCCGCGATCTGCACACCGAACTGCTCTGCCTGGACCGGCCGGACCCCGCCCCGGCCGCCCCCGCCGCGCCGCCCCGGGGAAATCTGCGGGCCAGGCTCACCAGCTTCGTCGGACGGGAAGGCGATATCGCCGACCTGCGCGAGGACCTTGCGCAGACACGGCTTGTCACCCTCCTCGGCCCCGGCGGGGCGGGCAAGACGCGGCTGTCCCTGGAGGTCGCCGAGACGCTCGCCGAGAACTGGCCGGACGGCGTCTGGCTGGCAGAGCTCGCCCCCGTCGACGATCCCGACAGCGTGGCCGAGGCCGTGCTCGGCGCGCTCGGAGCCCGGGAGACCGTGCTGCGGGGTGCGGGCGCTGAGGAGTTGCGGGCCGCCGAACGCGGTGCGGGCGACCCGCTCGTACGGCTCACCGAGCACTGCTCGCGGCGGCGCATGCTGCTGCTCCTGGACAACTGCGAGCATGTGATCGACGCGGCGGCCTCGCTCGCGGACCATCTGCTGGCGCACTGCCCGGAACTCACGGTCCTGGCGACCAGCCGTGAACCCCTGGGCGTGCCGGGCGAGTTCGTCCGCCCCGTCGATCCACTGCCGGACCCGATGGCGCTACGGCTGCTCGCGGACCGGGGCGCCGCGGACCCGGAGACCGCCGCGGCCTGCGCGGAGATCTGTCAGCGGCTCGACGGACTGCCGCTCGCCATCGAACTCGCCGCGGCCCGGCTGCGGATGCTCGGCCCGCGCCAGATCGCCGACCGGCTCGACGACCGCTTCCGGCTGCTCACCAACGGCAGCCGTACCGTGCTGCCGCGTCAGCAGACCTCCGGGCCGTCGTCGACTGGTCCTGGGAACTGCTGGACACGGCCGAGCGCGCGGTGCTGCGCCGGCTGTCGGTGTTCGCGGGCGGCTGCGCCCTCGATGCCGCGGAGGAGGTGTGTTCCGTCGCAGGCGCGGAGCTGTCGGCCGGATCCGACGCCGTCGACGCCGTCGACGCCCGTGATGTCGCCGCCCTGCTGGGTCTCCTTGTCGACAAGTCCCTGGTCGTCGCGGCTCCCGGCGACGACGGAGAGATGCGCTACCGGCTCCTGGAGACCGTCGGTGAGTACGCCGCGGAGCGGCTGGACGAGGCGGGGGAGCGGGCGGCCGTCGAGCGGGGGCACCTCGTCCACTTCCGGGAACTGACCCGTACCACCGGACCCGAACTCCGCGGTGCCGGCCAGCGGGCCGCGATCGACCGGTTCCAGCGCGAGTACGAGAATCTGCGCACCGCCCTGCGCCACGCCGTCGCCGCCCGGGACGAGCAGGAAGTGCTCTGCCTCGTACTCTCCCTGTCCTGGTACTGGATGATGCGCGATCTGCGGACCGACGCCCGCCAGTGGGCCGACGCGGCTGCCGCCCTGGGCCCCGACCCGTTCGCTCCGCCCGGCTCCCCGGCACCCTCGCTCCTGGATCGGTGCACCGATCTGCCGCTGCCCTGGGTCCCCGAGCAGCTGGAGGAGGCGCGGCGCGGGGTGCGGCTGATCCAGCTGGTCAGCATGGACCACCAACTGGACTCGTGGATGAACGAGGAGAGCCAGGCCCGGCTGCGCGTGGTCGTCGACACCTATCAGCCGGGCCAGCCGCAGACCTGCCGGACGCCGGGCTCCTTCTGGATGTTCGCGGTCCTGCTGACCGGCGAGACCGCCCAGTTGCGGGAACTGATGGACGAAACGGTGCGGGCGTGCCGGGAGTTCGGTTACGAGTGGGAGCTGGCGTCCGCGCTCCAGATGCGGGCCAATGTTCTGGCCAATCGTCCCGACTGGGCGGGCGAAGCGCGGGTGGACGCCGACGAGAGCCTGGAGATCTTCGTCCGGCTCGGCGACGACTGGGGGGCCGCGGAAGCGCTGTCCTCACGTGGCGAGGCCAATGAGCGGGCCGGTTCGTACGCCCGGGCCGCCGAGGACTACCGGGCCGCCATCGGCTGTGCCGAACAGCTCGGCGCCCACGCCCAGGTCGCGGTGCTGCGGTCGCGACATGCGAGCGCGCTCACCGAGTTGGGCCGCGCCGAGGAGGCGGAGCGCATCCTGCGGGACATCCTCGACGCCGGCCCGCAGGCGGGGCACGAGGCGATGCCGTCGGCACGCATGGCGAAGATCGAGGAGCCGAACTGGAGGGGCATGAGCACCAGGAACCCCATTCCCTGAACTGCCTGCGCCGTCTTCAGGGACAGCCCGAGCAGGATGAAGATCCACATGATGGCGGCGCCGAACACCGCCGCCAGCCCGACCGCCGCGAGCAGGCCCGGCACCGAGGTGATCCGCATGCCGAGGACGAAGCCCATCGTCAGCAGGATCGCCGTGGCGACCATCATCCGGCCGAGCTCGACGACGATCTTGGCGATGAGGACGGACTAGCGGGCGATGGGCATCGTCCGGAACCGGTCCATGATCCCCTTGCGGAAATCGTCGTTGACGCCGGTGCCGACGGCCATGGCGATGTGCATGCCCATCATCGCCATCAGCCCCGGGACCACGTAGTTGATGTAGGTCTGCCGGTCTCCACCGAGGCTCGCGCCGACGGAGCCGCCGAACACGTACACGAACAGGAGGGCGAAGACGATCGGCATCAGGACCGCGTCGAACATCGACTCGGGGTCCCGCTTGATCTGGAGGAGATTGCGCCGGACCAGAGCGCCGATGTGCCGGAGATTGCCCCGGGCGACAGCGGGCCGACGGGGGAACGCGGCGGACCCGCGACAGGCCGACAGCCCGCCGGAGGGGGGTAGCCGGCGGGCTGTCGGTGGTGCGGGATGTGGTCTGTGCGGATCAGTGGAACGTGTGCTCCGCCCGCGGGAACGTTCCGCCGACGACCTCGTCGGCGAACTCCTTCGCGGCGTCGCCGAGGACCTTGCGCAGGTTCGCGTACTGCTTGGTGAAGCGCGGCACCTTGCCACCGGTCAGCCCGACCATGTCCGTGTAGACGAGCACCTGGGCGTTCGTGTCGGGCCCGGCGCCGATGCCGATGGTCGGGATGTGCAGGGTGCGGGTGACCTCGGCGGCCAGTTCGGCCGGTACGAGTTCCAGGACGACGGCGAACGCCCCGGCGTCCTGCACGGCCTTGGCGTCGCGCAGCAGCTGCTGCGCGGACTCCTCGCCGCGGCCCTGTACCCGGTAGCCCATCGCGTTGACGGACTGCGGGGTCAGGCCGATGTGGCCCATGACCGGGATGCCGGACTCGACCAGGAGGCGGATCTGCTCGTGGGAGCGTTCGCCGCCCTCCAGCTTGACCGCGCCGACACCGGCCTCCTTGATCAGCCGGGTGGCGCTGCGGAGAGCCTGGACGGGGCCCTCCTGGTACGAGCCGAAGGGCAGGTCGGCGACGACCAGGGCGCGCTTGGTGCCGCGGACGACGGCGGCGGAGAGCATGGCGATCTCGTCCATCGTGACGGGCACGGTGGTCTCGTAGCCGAGGTGACAGTTGCCCATGGAGTCGCCGACGAGCATGACCGGGATCCCGGCCTCGTCGAACACGGACGCGGTCATCGCGTCGTACGCGGTGAGCATGGGCCACTTCTCGCCGCGCTCGGTGGCGGCGGCGATGTCGTGGACGGTGATGCGGCGGGTGGACTTTCCTCCGTACAGCGCCTTGCTGCTGTCGGCGGGCCCCGCGGGGGGAGTGGCGGACGGGTCGTGCGCAGCCTGAAGCGACATTGCCAACGGCTCCTTCGTCATCTCGAGGCGCCCTGACGGCGTCCCCGGATCCTCTCCATGGTGGCATCCCGTGCCGGTTCCCGTGAAGTGGCCCCGCGCGGGACCTTCCCCGCGCACCCCGTAACCGCAGGTCACAGCCGACGCGCCCGAGCTCGGGCCGAGTGTGCCCGTTGTGTCACAAGGCCGCTCGGCCGTCCCCGAAGCGGAACCTGCCCCGCCGCTCCGGTCGTCCTATGAGGTACGGCCGTCGTCGACGGCAGGAAAGCGCCGCTCATCGCCTAGGGTCGTGGGGCGCGGCGATATGTAGGGCAAGGCAGTGAGGAAAGCACGATGGTGCAGGCGTACGGAGCGGATACCGGCAACGGCAGCATGGAGCCGCCCCACACCGGAAGCCGTTTCCAGCACCTGCGCGAGAGATGGACGGCGGACCGCGGAATCTGGCGGCGCGGCATCGTGCTCGCCGCCTGCTCGGTGCTCATCACGCTCCTGATGGTCCTCCACGCGCAGATCCCGAACCGGATCGGCAACCTGGGCAGCCTCATCGAGACGTTTCTGCCGTGGCTCGCGGTGTTCATCCCCGTGCTGCTGGTGCTGGGACTCGTACGGCGCTCCGCGACCGCACTGGTGGCGCTGCTGCTGCCGGTCGTGGTCTGGCTCAACGTCTTCGGCGGCCTCCTCACCGACAAGTCGGGCGGCGGTGGCGACCTCACCGTCGCCACCCACAACGTCAACGCGGACAACCCGGACCCCGCGGGCACCGCACAGCAGGTGGCGGGCTCGGGCGCGGACGTCGTGGCCCTCCAGGAACTCCCGGGCGGCCAGGTCGCGACGTATGAGAAGTCGCTCGCGGCCCGTTATCCGTACCACTCGGTGCAGGGCACCGTCGGCCTGTGGAGCAAGTACCCGATCAGTGGCACCCGCCCCGTCGACATCAAGATGGGATGGACGCGGGCGATGCGCACCGTGGTCGCCACGCCCGAGGGACGGATCGCGGTCTACGTGGCGCACCTGCCGTCCGTACGGGTGAAGGTGAAGGCCGGCTTCACGGCCAACCAGCGGGACGACAGCGCCGACGCGCTCGGCGAGGCCATCGCGGACGAGCCGCTGGAGCGCGTCTTCCTGCTCGGTGACCTCAACGGCACGATGAACGACCGCTCGCTGAACGCGGTCACCTCCCAGATGCGTTCCACGCAGGGTGCGGCGGGTGACGGCTTCGGTTTCAGCTGGCCGGCCTCGTTCCCGATGGCGCGGATCGACCAGATCATGGTGAAGGGCGTCGAGCCACTGTCCTCGTGGTCGCTGCCGGCCACGGACAGCGACCATCTTCCGATCGCCGCCCGGGTCGGACTCTGACGCAACGGCCCGTTCACCTCCGGGCATAGAACGTCTGCGACACTTTGTTCCGGGAACATACTTAAACGTGTGCCAGTGAAGACGCCGGTACGTCCTGCCGCACGCCTCCACCGCCGCCGGGCCTCCACGGGGCCGGGCCGCGCCCCACCCCGCCGGCCCGCTTCGAAAGGTCTTCCCCATGCCCCTGGCCCTGCTCGCGCTGGCTGTGAGCGCCTTCGGCATCGGAACGACGGAGTTCGTGATGATGGGCCTGCTGCCCAACGTCGCCGACGACCTGGGAACGTCCGTGCCCACCGCCGGCTACCTCGTATCGGCGTACGCGATCGGCGTCGTCCTCGGCGCCCCGCTGCTCACCGGCCTCGGCTCCCGCATCCCCCGCAAGCGGATGCTCCTGCTGCTCATGGCCCTCTTCACCATCGGCAACCTGGCCTCCGCACTCGCCCCCGACTTCGGCTGGCTGCTCGCCGGCCGACTGCTCGCAGGGCTGCCGCACGGCGCGTTCTTCGGTGTCGGCGCGGTCGTCGCGGCCACGCTGGTCGCGGAGGGCCGCCGGGCCCGGGCCGTCGCGACGATGTTCCTGGGGCTCACCGTCGCCAACATCATCGGCGTACCGGCGGCCACGCTGCTCGGCCAGCACCTGGGCTGGCGGGCGACCTTCCTGGTGGTCGCGGTGATCGGTCTGGGCGCGATGGCGGCGCTCGCCCGCCTGGTTCCGCAGATCCCACTCGACGCCCGGCAGAACGTCCGCCGCGAGATGCGGGCGCTCGGTAACCGTCAGGTGCTCCTGGGGCTGCTCACCGCCGTCTTCGGCTTCGCCGGTGTCTTCGCGGTGTACTCCTACCTCTCGGCCATGACGACGGAGGCGATGGGCTTCGGCGAATCCTCGGTCACGCTGGTACTGGCCCTGTTCGGCATCGGGATGACGCTCGGCGCGCTCGCGGCGGGACCGCTCACGGACCGCGCCCTGCGGCCCACGCTGTACGGCTCCCTGGCGGCGCTCGCCGTGGTGCTGGTGGTCTTCCCGTTCACCGTCCATGTGCAGTGGGCGGCACTGGTGATGGTGGTGCTGCTGGGCGGGGTCGGCTTCATGACGACCACACCGCTGCAGATGCTCGTCATGAACAAGGCCAAGGACGCGCCCACGCTCGCCTCCGCCTCCAACCACTCGGCCTTCAACCTCGCGAACGCGGGCGGCGCGTGGCTGGGCGGCGTGGCGATCGCGGCCGGGTGGGGCTGGACCTCACCGGCGCTCGTGGGCGCGGTGCTGGCGGTGGTGGGCCTGGCCATCGCGGTCACGGCGGGCGTCCTGGACCGCGAGCGTAAGCCGGGTGCGTCGAGGGTCGTGGCAGGCGGAGCGGGCCACGCGGCCCACGAGCAGGAATCCGGCACCCGGGCGGAAGCGCGCTGACGGGCCCTGGGAAGAACCTCACGGACCGGGACTTGGGAAGAAGCGTCCGGACCGGGACCCCGGTCCGGGCTTCGTCCTCGGTCACCGGGCAGGCTTGACTCCGGCTGAGCATCGGCCAACGCTGCCGGTCCGGCGTTCGAAGACGCCGGACGCCGGACGCCGGACGCCGGACGCCGGACGCCGGACGCCGGACGCCGGACGCGAGTGCCGGGGGCCCGCCCCCGGCACACATCCGCCCCGTCACCCCGACTCGCGCCACCGATTCGTGATCGGCAGCCGTCGGTCCTTCCCGAATCCCTTGGGTGAGATCTTCGTACCCGGCGGATACTGCCGCCGCTTGTACTCCGCGGTGTCCACCATCCGCAACGTCCTCACCACCAGTGCGTCGTCGAACCCCGCGGCCACGATCGCCTCGCGGCCCTGGTCCCGGTCCACGTACAGCTCCAGGAGCCGGTCCAGTACGTCGTAGTCGGGCAGCGAATCCGTGTCCACCTGTCCCGGACGCAGCTCGGCGCTCGGTGGCTTGGTGATCGAGGCCTCGGGGATCGGCGGGGTCTGCCCCCGCGCCTCCGCCGCCCGATTGCGCCACTTCGCGAGCCGGAAGACCGACGTCTTGTAGACGTCCTTGATCGGGCCGTACGCACCCACGGAGTCCCCGTACAGCGTCGAGTACCCCACCGCCAGCTCCGACTTGTTGCCCGGCGCGAGGACGATCTGGCCCTCCTGGTTGGAGACGGCCATCAGCATCGTGCCGCGCAGCCGCGACTGCAGGTTCTCCTCGGCCAGGCCGGTCAGTCCCAACGACCCCATGTACGCGTCGAACATCGGCTCGATCGGCACGGTCCGGAAGTTCAGCCCCGTACGCCGCGCCAGCTCGGCCGCGTCGCTCTTCGAGTGCTCCGAGGAGTACGCGGACGGCATGGAGATGCCGTACACGTTCTGCGCTCCGAGCGCGTCGCACGCGATGGCTGCGACGAGCGCGGAGTCGATGCCGCCGGAGAGCCCGATCAGCACACTGCTGAAACCGTTCTTCGCGGCGTACGCGCGCAGGCCCACGACCAGCGCCGAGTACAGCTCCTCGTCGTCGTCGAGCCGCTCCGCGTAACCGCCCGTCAGTTCCGGCTCGTACGCCGGGAGAGGCTCGTCGGAGAGCACCACGTGATCGATGCGCAGCCCGTCGTCCACACTCCCCGACGGCGCCTTTGCCGCGGCGGCCGGCAGGTCCAGGTCGAGGATCATGCTGCCCTCGGAGAACTGCGGGGCACGCGCGATCACCTCGCCCCGCTTGTCCACGACGATCGAGTCGCCGTCGAAGACCAGCTCGTCCTGTCCGCCGATCATCGCGAGGTACGCCGTCGTACAGCCGGCCTCCTGCGCCCGCTTGCGGACCAGTTCGAGCCGGGTGTCGTCCTTGTCGCGCTCGTACGGCGAGGCGTTGACCGACAGGAGCAGCCCGGCCCCGGCGGACCGTGCGGCCGGCACCCGGCCGCCGTCCTGCCAGAGGTCCTCGCAGATCGCGAGCGCCACATCGATGCCGTGCACCCGCACGACCGGCATCGAGTCGCCCGGCACGAAGTACCGGAACTCGTCGAAGACGCCGTAGTTGGGCAGATGGTGCTTGGCGAAGCTCAGCGCGACCTGCCCGCGGTGCAGCACCGCGGCGGCGTTCTGCGGGGACCCGGCGGGCTGGCCGTAACGGGCCTGCGACGTCCCGGACCGGTCCAGATAGCCGACGACGACGGGCAGCTCACCGAAGCCCTCCGCCCGGAGGCGCGCGGCCAGCGCGTGCAGTGCGTCGCGGGACGCGTCGACGAAGGACGACCGCAGGGCCAGGTCCTCGACGGGGTAGCCGGTCAACGCCATCTCGGGGAACGCCACGAGATGGGCACCCTGCTCGGCGGCGTGCCGGGTCCAGTGGACGATCGACTCGGCGTTCCCGGCGAGATCGCCGACCGTCGAGTCGATCTGATTCAGTGCGAGGCGTAGTTGAGGCACGCCACCCAGTCTAATCGTCTTTCTGACGCGATGTCCTGGCGGGCCGGGCGGCATCAGGGCCGGCCCGCCAGGACGGGCCGTCAGCGCCGGTAGCCGATGACCGTCATCATGCCCGCCTCCGCGTGGTAGACGTTGTGACAGTGCAGCATCCACAGCCCCGGATTGTCGGCGTCGAAGTCCACCGTCAGCGGCCGCTTCGGGAGGATCACCGCGGTGTCCTTGCGCGCCCCGGCCGCGCCTCCCGCCAGCGCGAACGTGTGGCCGTGCAGATGCAGCGGATGCCACATCGACGTGGTGTTGTGGAACTCCAGCCTGACCCGTTCCCCGGCGTCGACGGGATGGCGCCGGTCAGCGCTGTACGGCTTCCCGTCGAAGGCCCAGTCGTACGCCCCCATCGACCCCGTGAGCGCGATCCGGATCGTACGGTCAGGGGTGCGCGTGGCGAGGGCGACGGACTCGTCCGGGACCAGCCGGCCGGCCGTCACCAGCTTCCCGTCCAGCTCCTTCGGCCGTACGGAGGCGGTCGGCGCCGCGCCGCTCCCCGTGCGCAGCAGGGCCAGCGCCGATGCCTTCTTGCCCTCGGCGAGCGCGGTCAGCGGGAACACCCCGTCCCCGGCGGTGACCAGCACGTCGTACCGCTCGCCCATGCCCAGCAGCAGGGCATCGGTCGTCGTGTGCCGGACCGGGAAGCCGTCGGTGTGGGTGACGGTCATCCGGTGGCCGCCGAGTGCGACCCGGAAGGCGGTGTCGCCGCCCGCGTTGATCAGGCGCAGCCGGATGCGGTCGCCGGGCCGGGCGGTGAAGGACGAAGGGGACTGGGACGTACGGCCGTTGACCAGGTAGTACGGGTAGGCGACGTCGCCCGCGTCGCCGCCGAGCAGTTCGCTGGTGGCGCCCATCATCATGCGCGAGGGCCCGTCGCCCTCGCTCCGGGTGGACATCTGCGACATGTCGTGCCCGCCACCGTGATCCATGCCGCCGTGGCCTCCGCCGTCGGCCCCGCCCATGCCCCGGGAGAGCTCGGCGAGGACCCCGTCGGGCGTCGAGCCGTCCACGCCGTCGACCCAGTCGTCGAGCACGACGACCCACTCGCTGTCGTACGACAGGGGTTCCTTCGGGTCCTCGACGATCAGCGGCGCGTACAGCCCGCGGTCCTGCTGGACTCCCGAGTGCGGATGGAACCAGTACGTGCCCGGGTGCGGAACCGCGAACCGGTACGTGAAGTCCGCCCCCGGCGCGATGTCCCGCTGGGTCAGCCCGGGGACGCCGTCCATGTCGTTGCGCAGGGCGAGGCCGTGCCAGTGCAGGGAGGTCGGCCGCGGCAGGTGGTTGGCCAGGGTGAGGGCCAGCGTGTCACCGGCGGTGACACGGACCTCGGAGCCGGGCAGCCGGTCCCCGTAGGCCCAGGAGGCGGCCGTGCGCCCGCCGCCGAGATCGAGGCGGGCCCGGGTCGCGGTGAGCGAGACCTTCCGTACGGGACCGGAGCCCCGCTCGGCCTCGGCCGCCGCGACCTCCTTGCCGTCGGGCGAGACGAAACGGTCGCCGGTCTTCGCCCCGGAGGCCGTACCGGTTGACGTATCGCCGGAACAGGCGGCGAGAACCCCCGTACCGGCCAGGGCGATTCCGGCGCCGAGCACGGCTCGGCGCGTGTGCTGTGCGGACATGACTGAGTGCACCTCAATGAAGTCGATGTGCTGGAGGAGGGCGGAGGCGGACGCCCGCTCCTAGGTCCTGTCTGGAGTTCCAGCGCGGGAGAAGGAGCGGCGTCCGGTGCCGTCGAATCCAAGGCGGAGGAGGGAGCGATGGCGGAGCCCTCGCGACTGACGACAACGCCGGAGGCGGCGGTGCCGGACGCCGCGGGGGAACTCCAGACAGGACCTAGATGCGCAGCACCGACAGCGTGGCGAGAACGGTCCTGCGGGGCGGTGGATTCGGCCACGGGAGCAGCGGCGGCCGTACGCCGGTCGCACGGCCGGAGAACGGCCGCGCACGGCCCGGCCCGAGCAGCCGGAGGGCGAGCAG belongs to Streptomyces finlayi and includes:
- a CDS encoding multicopper oxidase family protein, yielding MSAQHTRRAVLGAGIALAGTGVLAACSGDTSTGTASGAKTGDRFVSPDGKEVAAAEAERGSGPVRKVSLTATRARLDLGGGRTAASWAYGDRLPGSEVRVTAGDTLALTLANHLPRPTSLHWHGLALRNDMDGVPGLTQRDIAPGADFTYRFAVPHPGTYWFHPHSGVQQDRGLYAPLIVEDPKEPLSYDSEWVVVLDDWVDGVDGSTPDGVLAELSRGMGGADGGGHGGMDHGGGHDMSQMSTRSEGDGPSRMMMGATSELLGGDAGDVAYPYYLVNGRTSQSPSSFTARPGDRIRLRLINAGGDTAFRVALGGHRMTVTHTDGFPVRHTTTDALLLGMGERYDVLVTAGDGVFPLTALAEGKKASALALLRTGSGAAPTASVRPKELDGKLVTAGRLVPDESVALATRTPDRTIRIALTGSMGAYDWAFDGKPYSADRRHPVDAGERVRLEFHNTTSMWHPLHLHGHTFALAGGAAGARKDTAVILPKRPLTVDFDADNPGLWMLHCHNVYHAEAGMMTVIGYRR